One part of the Segnochrobactrum spirostomi genome encodes these proteins:
- a CDS encoding ABC transporter ATP-binding protein encodes MTRNAIELVGIDKRFGAVHANKDIHLTVEKGTIHGIVGENGAGKSTLMSILYGFYQADKGEILIDGKETAIPDSRAAIAAGIGMVHQHFMLVEPFTVIENIILGAEGGGFLKGGIDKARRELARLAQEYELNVDPDAVVGTLPVGVQQRIEILKALYRGADILILDEPTGVLTPAEADHLFRILHMLKDEGKTIILITHKLREIKAATDNVSVMRRGEIVATRPTAETSIETLAELMVGRRVLLKVEKTPAVPSRPVLVVDRLTVTDGRGVKRVDDVSLEVRAGEIVGIAGVAGNGQSELLEAIAGLIPFSGGTITIDGHRIDPGTRADPAALRGLGLAHVPEDRHRMGLVTAFEECENAILGYHRDPAYGRGPLLDIAKVRSHAEKGIADYDIRPPNPRLKTANFSGGNQQKIVLAREIERDPIVLLVGQPTRGVDIGAIEFIHKRLVALRDSGKGILLVSVELDEVRALADRVVVMCGGTIMGERPPTCSEQELGLLMAGVREAA; translated from the coding sequence ATGACGCGCAACGCGATCGAGCTCGTCGGCATCGACAAGAGGTTCGGCGCCGTCCACGCGAACAAGGACATCCACCTCACCGTGGAGAAGGGCACCATCCACGGCATCGTCGGGGAGAACGGCGCCGGCAAATCCACCCTGATGTCGATCCTCTACGGCTTCTATCAGGCCGACAAAGGCGAGATCCTGATCGATGGCAAGGAGACCGCGATCCCGGATTCCCGGGCCGCCATCGCCGCGGGCATCGGCATGGTCCACCAGCACTTCATGCTGGTCGAGCCGTTCACGGTCATCGAGAACATCATCCTCGGCGCCGAAGGCGGCGGCTTCCTCAAGGGCGGTATCGACAAGGCCCGCCGCGAGCTCGCCCGCCTCGCTCAAGAATACGAGCTGAACGTCGATCCCGATGCCGTCGTCGGCACCCTGCCGGTCGGCGTCCAGCAGCGCATCGAGATCCTCAAGGCGCTCTATCGCGGCGCCGATATCCTGATCCTCGACGAGCCGACCGGCGTGCTCACCCCGGCCGAGGCCGATCACCTCTTCCGCATCCTCCACATGCTGAAGGACGAGGGGAAGACGATCATCCTGATCACCCACAAGCTCCGGGAGATCAAAGCCGCGACCGACAATGTCTCGGTGATGCGCCGCGGCGAGATCGTCGCGACACGGCCGACCGCCGAGACCTCGATCGAGACCCTGGCCGAACTGATGGTCGGCCGCCGCGTCCTCCTCAAGGTGGAGAAGACGCCGGCCGTCCCGAGCCGCCCGGTGCTCGTCGTCGACCGCCTCACCGTCACAGACGGGCGCGGGGTGAAGCGCGTCGACGACGTCTCCCTCGAGGTTCGGGCGGGCGAAATCGTCGGCATCGCCGGCGTCGCCGGCAACGGCCAATCCGAGCTCCTCGAGGCGATCGCCGGGCTGATCCCGTTCTCCGGCGGCACCATCACCATCGACGGCCACCGGATCGATCCCGGCACCCGTGCCGACCCGGCCGCCCTGCGCGGCCTCGGTCTCGCCCATGTCCCCGAGGACCGCCACCGCATGGGCCTCGTCACCGCGTTCGAGGAGTGCGAGAACGCGATCCTCGGCTATCACCGTGATCCGGCCTACGGGCGCGGGCCTCTGCTCGACATTGCAAAGGTGCGCAGCCACGCCGAGAAGGGGATCGCCGATTACGACATCCGCCCACCGAACCCGCGGCTCAAGACGGCGAACTTCTCCGGCGGCAACCAGCAGAAGATCGTGCTCGCCCGCGAGATCGAACGCGACCCGATCGTGCTGCTGGTCGGCCAGCCGACCCGCGGCGTCGACATCGGGGCCATCGAGTTCATTCACAAGCGCTTGGTCGCCCTGCGGGATTCCGGCAAGGGCATCCTCCTCGTCTCGGTCGAGCTCGACGAGGTGCGCGCGCTCGCCGACCGGGTCGTGGTGATGTGCGGGGGAACCATCATGGGCGAGCGGCCGCCGACGTGCAGCGAGCAGGAGCTCGGCCTCCTCATGGCCGGCGTGCGAGAGGCAGCCTGA
- a CDS encoding BMP family lipoprotein, whose translation MLANKFGRALGLAVLALSMGGAAQSALAADYQPAIIYDLGGKFDKSFNESAFHGAERFKKETGIAYREFELQNENQREQALRNFARRGYSPIIGVSFSQAVAMEKVAKEFPKTEFAIIDAVVEAPNIHSVVFKEEEGSYLVGLLAGMKTQTGKVGFVGGMDIPLIRKFACGYVQGVKAANPKAEVFQNMTGTTGDAWNDPVKGGELAKSQFDRGADIVYHAAGATGLGVLQAAADAGKLGIGVDSNQDYLHPGHVLTSMMKRVDNAVFRIFKAGEDGKLHGGVEVLGLQEDGVGWSLDEYNEKLITPDMKTAADKARTEIIAGTLKVHDYTTDQKCPVE comes from the coding sequence CGCCGCGGATTATCAGCCCGCGATCATCTACGATCTCGGCGGCAAGTTCGATAAGTCCTTCAACGAATCCGCCTTCCACGGCGCCGAGCGCTTCAAGAAGGAAACCGGCATCGCCTACCGCGAGTTCGAGTTGCAGAACGAGAACCAGCGCGAACAGGCTTTGCGCAACTTCGCCCGCCGCGGCTATTCGCCGATCATCGGCGTCTCCTTCAGCCAGGCGGTGGCGATGGAGAAGGTCGCCAAGGAATTCCCGAAGACCGAGTTCGCCATCATCGACGCCGTGGTCGAGGCGCCGAACATCCATTCCGTCGTCTTCAAGGAAGAGGAAGGCTCCTACCTCGTCGGCCTCCTCGCCGGCATGAAGACGCAGACCGGAAAGGTCGGCTTCGTCGGCGGCATGGACATTCCGCTCATCCGCAAGTTCGCCTGCGGCTACGTCCAGGGCGTGAAGGCGGCGAACCCGAAGGCCGAAGTGTTCCAGAACATGACCGGCACGACGGGTGACGCCTGGAACGATCCGGTGAAGGGCGGCGAGCTCGCCAAGTCGCAGTTCGATCGTGGCGCGGACATCGTCTATCACGCCGCCGGCGCCACCGGCCTCGGCGTGCTCCAGGCCGCCGCGGACGCCGGCAAGCTCGGCATCGGCGTCGATTCCAACCAGGACTACCTGCATCCGGGCCACGTGCTGACCTCGATGATGAAGCGCGTCGACAACGCCGTCTTCCGCATCTTCAAGGCGGGCGAGGACGGCAAGCTGCACGGCGGCGTCGAAGTGCTCGGCCTGCAGGAGGACGGCGTCGGCTGGTCCCTCGATGAGTACAACGAGAAGCTCATCACCCCGGACATGAAGACGGCCGCCGACAAGGCGCGCACCGAGATCATCGCCGGCACGCTGAAGGTGCACGACTACACCACCGACCAGAAGTGCCCGGTCGAGTGA
- a CDS encoding CAP domain-containing protein, with translation MRIERVSARRLAPALALAAALAGCAGPAPRYEATPLRIDPAAAVSLVSAYRVRHGLNPVTLNPALTAAAEEQAMAMAENGRMSHAFSSSDTLPARLAHVGYDWSVTAENVGAGYRTLDAAFAGWVGSPHHNENLLRKGVTEIGIAAARSTEKRYGYYWSLVLAGPRKARAASHTGPFGSAPVGTGTASSGFTFMGLPIGSPAPSSQGSPQ, from the coding sequence ATGCGTATTGAGAGAGTCAGCGCGAGGCGTCTCGCCCCTGCCCTCGCCCTCGCCGCCGCGCTCGCCGGCTGCGCCGGCCCGGCGCCGCGCTACGAGGCGACGCCGCTCAGGATCGACCCTGCGGCCGCCGTGTCGCTCGTCTCCGCCTACCGCGTCCGCCACGGTCTCAATCCGGTCACCCTGAACCCGGCGCTCACCGCCGCGGCCGAAGAGCAGGCCATGGCGATGGCCGAGAACGGCCGGATGAGCCACGCCTTCTCCTCGTCCGACACGCTGCCCGCCCGCCTCGCCCACGTCGGCTACGATTGGAGCGTGACGGCGGAGAATGTCGGCGCCGGCTACCGCACCCTCGATGCCGCCTTCGCCGGCTGGGTCGGGTCGCCCCACCACAACGAGAATCTGCTGCGCAAGGGCGTGACGGAGATCGGCATCGCCGCCGCCCGCTCCACCGAGAAGCGCTACGGTTATTATTGGTCGCTCGTGCTCGCGGGTCCCCGCAAGGCGCGCGCGGCGAGCCATACCGGGCCGTTCGGCAGCGCGCCCGTCGGCACCGGCACCGCGTCGAGTGGCTTCACCTTCATGGGACTGCCGATCGGTTCGCCGGCCCCCTCGTCTCAAGGAAGCCCGCAATGA
- a CDS encoding ABC transporter permease: MSNQLPRWVEYGLIPLLNLTAAFLVSGLVVLWIGENPLNAVQSLVYGALGYGEGIGYTLFYATNFVFTGLACAVAYQAGLFSIGAEGQAYLGGLGVALVCLALGGWSWWAALPIVLVAAAGFGAGWAAIPAYLQAKRGSHIVITTIMFNFIASALMVYLLVDRLSYGSMQPETRPFGDSLQLPLARDTITFIDFGQSPLNLATVFALLALVFVWFLIWRTKLGYEMRTFGTNPTAAAYAGISPFKITMVAMTISGALAGLMALNEVMGASNRLILEFVSGSGFVGIAVALMGRNHPIGILLAALLFGILYQGGAELAFDSPGITRDMIVVIQGLVILFAGGLEHMFRPALVALFGRQARRKAARAAAQGA; encoded by the coding sequence ATGTCGAACCAATTGCCGCGCTGGGTCGAATACGGCCTCATCCCGCTCCTGAACCTCACCGCCGCCTTCCTGGTCTCCGGCCTCGTGGTGCTTTGGATCGGCGAGAATCCGCTCAATGCGGTGCAGTCGCTCGTCTACGGCGCGCTCGGCTACGGCGAGGGCATCGGCTACACGCTCTTCTACGCCACCAACTTCGTCTTCACCGGGCTCGCCTGCGCCGTCGCCTATCAGGCCGGTCTGTTCTCGATCGGGGCCGAGGGGCAGGCCTATCTCGGCGGCCTCGGCGTCGCCCTCGTCTGCCTCGCGCTCGGCGGCTGGTCGTGGTGGGCGGCGCTGCCGATCGTCCTCGTCGCCGCCGCGGGCTTCGGTGCCGGCTGGGCGGCGATCCCGGCTTATCTCCAGGCGAAGCGCGGCAGCCACATCGTCATCACGACGATCATGTTCAACTTCATCGCGTCGGCCTTGATGGTCTATCTCCTGGTCGACCGGCTCTCCTACGGCTCGATGCAGCCGGAGACCCGCCCGTTCGGCGACAGCCTCCAGCTCCCGCTCGCCCGCGACACCATCACCTTCATCGATTTCGGCCAGTCGCCCCTCAATCTGGCGACGGTGTTCGCGCTCCTCGCCCTCGTCTTCGTCTGGTTCCTGATCTGGCGCACCAAGCTCGGCTACGAGATGCGCACCTTCGGCACCAACCCGACGGCGGCGGCCTATGCCGGCATCTCGCCGTTCAAGATCACTATGGTCGCGATGACCATCTCCGGCGCCCTCGCCGGGCTCATGGCACTCAACGAGGTGATGGGCGCCTCGAACCGGCTGATCCTCGAATTCGTCTCCGGCTCCGGCTTCGTCGGCATCGCCGTGGCGCTGATGGGGCGCAACCACCCGATCGGCATCCTGCTCGCCGCGCTCCTGTTCGGCATCCTCTACCAGGGCGGCGCCGAGCTCGCGTTCGATTCCCCGGGCATCACGCGCGACATGATCGTGGTGATCCAGGGCCTCGTGATCCTGTTCGCGGGCGGGCTCGAACACATGTTCCGCCCGGCGCTCGTCGCGCTGTTCGGCCGTCAGGCCCGGCGCAAAGCCGCGCGCGCCGCGGCCCAGGGAGCGTGA